Proteins encoded within one genomic window of Sphingosinicella ginsenosidimutans:
- a CDS encoding YczE/YyaS/YitT family protein, producing MIRRLAQLYAGLLLYGVSTALMVRPDLGLDPWGVFHQGAARHSGLSFGTVVIITGAAVLLLWIPLRERPGIGTISNVVAIGLAADAALALIGSPAGLAARYAMLIAGIVLNGAATGAYIGAHLGPGPRDGLMMGLVRRSGLSVRLIRTAIELSALGAGWLLGGTIGIGTLLYAVSIGWLVQLFLPVFDPRRREPARTAARPT from the coding sequence ATGATCCGCCGCCTGGCCCAGCTCTATGCGGGCCTCCTCCTCTATGGCGTTTCGACGGCGCTCATGGTCCGGCCCGATCTCGGGCTCGATCCCTGGGGCGTGTTCCATCAGGGGGCGGCGCGCCATTCCGGGCTGAGCTTCGGCACGGTCGTCATCATCACCGGCGCGGCCGTGCTGCTGCTGTGGATTCCGCTGCGCGAGCGGCCCGGCATCGGCACGATCAGCAACGTCGTCGCCATCGGCCTGGCCGCGGATGCGGCGCTCGCGCTGATCGGGTCGCCCGCGGGCCTGGCGGCACGCTACGCGATGCTCATCGCCGGGATCGTGCTGAACGGCGCGGCGACCGGCGCCTATATCGGCGCCCATCTCGGCCCCGGCCCGCGCGACGGGCTGATGATGGGGCTGGTGCGTCGCTCGGGACTGTCGGTGCGTCTGATCCGCACCGCGATCGAATTGTCCGCGCTGGGCGCCGGCTGGCTGCTCGGCGGCACCATCGGGATCGGGACGCTGCTCTACGCGGTGTCCATCGGCTGGCTGGTCCAGCTCTTCCTGCCCGTCTTCGATCCGCGCCGCCGCGAGCCGGCCCGGACGGCCGCCCGCCCGACCTAG
- the fabD gene encoding ACP S-malonyltransferase: MRAFIFPGQGSQSVGMGKALAEASSEARDVFAEVDEALGQHLFRLMGEGPIEELTLTENAQPAIMANAIATLRASGIDLADKADFVAGHSLGEYSALCAAGTFDLATTARLLKLRGQAMQAAVPVGEGAMAALLGANLATAQAIADAAAEGEVCAVANDNDPSQVVISGAKAAVERALGIAKEMGAKRAILLPVSAPFHSPLMQPAADAMAAALADVAILEPVVPLYANVTAAPVAVPADISDLLVAQVTGMVRWRESVANMAEVGVTHFVELGAKVLTPMVKRIAPDVEVTSVVTIEDVEALVKAL; this comes from the coding sequence ATGCGCGCATTCATTTTCCCGGGGCAGGGGAGCCAGTCGGTCGGCATGGGCAAGGCGCTCGCGGAAGCGAGCTCCGAGGCCCGCGACGTGTTCGCCGAGGTGGACGAGGCGCTGGGGCAGCATCTGTTCCGGCTGATGGGCGAGGGGCCGATCGAGGAGCTGACGCTGACCGAAAACGCACAGCCGGCGATCATGGCCAATGCGATCGCGACGCTGCGCGCATCGGGCATCGACCTTGCGGACAAGGCGGATTTCGTCGCCGGGCACAGCCTCGGCGAATATAGCGCCTTGTGCGCCGCCGGCACCTTCGATCTCGCCACCACGGCCCGGCTTCTGAAGCTGCGCGGGCAGGCGATGCAGGCGGCGGTGCCGGTGGGCGAAGGCGCGATGGCCGCGCTGCTCGGCGCCAATCTCGCCACCGCCCAGGCGATCGCCGATGCGGCCGCCGAGGGGGAGGTCTGCGCGGTCGCCAACGACAATGATCCGTCGCAGGTCGTGATCTCCGGCGCGAAGGCGGCGGTCGAGCGAGCGCTCGGAATTGCGAAGGAAATGGGCGCGAAGCGGGCGATCCTGCTCCCTGTCTCCGCGCCGTTCCACAGCCCTTTGATGCAGCCGGCCGCCGATGCGATGGCGGCGGCGCTGGCCGACGTGGCGATCCTGGAGCCGGTCGTGCCGCTCTACGCCAACGTCACCGCCGCGCCGGTCGCCGTGCCCGCGGATATCAGCGATCTCCTCGTCGCCCAGGTCACCGGCATGGTCCGCTGGCGCGAAAGCGTCGCCAACATGGCGGAGGTTGGCGTGACCCATTTCGTCGAACTTGGCGCCAAGGTCCTCACCCCCATGGTCAAACGCATCGCCCCCGACGTCGAGGTCACCAGCGTCGTGACGATCGAGGATGTCGAAGCCCTGGTGAAGGCATTATAG
- a CDS encoding acyl carrier protein produces MSETADRVKRIVVEHLGVETDKVTEEASFIDDLGADSLDIVELVMAFEEEFGVEIPDDAAEKITTVKDAIDYIDQSKA; encoded by the coding sequence ATGAGCGAGACTGCCGACCGCGTGAAGAGAATCGTCGTCGAGCATCTGGGCGTCGAGACCGACAAGGTCACGGAGGAAGCGAGCTTCATCGACGATCTCGGCGCGGACAGCCTCGACATCGTCGAGCTGGTCATGGCGTTCGAGGAAGAGTTCGGGGTCGAGATCCCGGACGATGCCGCGGAGAAGATCACGACGGTCAAGGACGCGATCGACTATATCGACCAGAGCAAGGCCTGA
- a CDS encoding serine hydrolase domain-containing protein translates to MIKLRALFALFLAIAALPAHAQQFSADEQARIDRLVHDALTSTGVPSASIAVVRGGQIVFTRAYGTQSPTMPVATPDARYQIASISKQFTAAAILLLRDRRRLSLDDTVSRYVPGITGGDRITIRQLLSHTSGLQDYWPQDFSPAAMATPITPQGIVDRWGKRPLDFEPGAQWQYSNTGYVVAGMIVERVARQPLLEFLQQNIFRPLGMHPIDQDLAQGPGFPAGYRRAALGPVRVETPPARGWLFAAGELSMTAADLARWDIARINRELLPARDWQEQETAIRLNNGMATNYGLGVQFADIAGHHAVLHGGEAVGFLSTNIVFPEDREAVVVLVNAWFGDAHEQIARGIIDILHPQGSAGDAAALATARRVYDQLRAGTLDRSLLLEDANHYFTDEVQHDYQSSLAPLGEPDSFVATGPARLRGGFVNRNYRVSYEGRQLTIVTYAEQGGAGRFEQYLVMPSG, encoded by the coding sequence ATGATCAAGCTGCGCGCGCTCTTCGCCCTGTTTCTCGCCATCGCGGCGCTGCCGGCCCACGCGCAGCAATTCAGCGCCGACGAGCAGGCGCGGATCGACCGGCTCGTCCACGACGCGCTGACCTCCACCGGCGTCCCCTCCGCCTCGATCGCGGTCGTCCGGGGCGGGCAGATCGTCTTCACCCGCGCCTATGGCACGCAATCGCCGACCATGCCGGTCGCGACCCCGGACGCGCGCTACCAGATCGCCTCCATCTCCAAGCAGTTCACCGCCGCCGCGATCCTGCTGCTGCGCGATCGCCGCCGCCTGTCGCTCGACGACACCGTGTCGCGCTACGTGCCCGGAATCACCGGCGGCGATCGCATCACCATCCGCCAGCTGCTCAGCCACACGTCGGGCCTGCAGGATTATTGGCCGCAGGATTTCAGCCCGGCGGCGATGGCGACCCCGATCACGCCACAGGGGATCGTCGATCGTTGGGGCAAACGCCCGCTCGATTTCGAACCCGGCGCCCAATGGCAATATTCGAACACCGGCTATGTCGTCGCCGGCATGATCGTCGAGCGCGTCGCGCGCCAGCCGCTGCTCGAATTCCTTCAGCAGAACATCTTCCGCCCGCTCGGCATGCATCCGATCGACCAGGATCTGGCCCAGGGTCCCGGCTTCCCGGCGGGCTATCGCCGCGCTGCGCTCGGGCCGGTGCGGGTGGAAACGCCGCCGGCGCGCGGCTGGCTCTTCGCCGCCGGCGAGCTTTCGATGACCGCCGCCGATCTCGCCCGCTGGGACATCGCCCGGATCAACCGCGAGCTGCTTCCGGCGCGCGACTGGCAGGAGCAGGAGACCGCGATCCGGCTCAACAACGGCATGGCGACCAATTACGGGCTCGGCGTCCAGTTCGCGGACATTGCCGGCCATCACGCCGTGCTGCACGGCGGCGAGGCGGTCGGCTTCCTGTCGACCAACATCGTTTTTCCGGAGGATCGCGAAGCGGTCGTCGTTCTGGTCAACGCCTGGTTCGGCGACGCCCATGAACAGATCGCGCGCGGCATCATCGACATCCTTCATCCGCAAGGCAGCGCCGGCGATGCCGCCGCCCTTGCCACCGCGCGGCGGGTCTATGATCAGCTGCGCGCCGGGACGCTCGATCGAAGCCTCCTTCTCGAGGACGCCAACCATTATTTCACCGACGAGGTCCAGCACGACTATCAGTCGAGCCTTGCGCCGCTCGGGGAGCCCGACAGCTTCGTCGCGACCGGCCCGGCGCGGCTTCGCGGCGGCTTCGTCAACCGCAACTACCGGGTGAGTTACGAGGGGCGCCAGCTCACCATCGTCACCTATGCCGAGCAGGGCGGCGCGGGCCGGTTCGAGCAATATCTGGTGATGCCTTCGGGCTGA
- a CDS encoding glycosyltransferase family 87 protein, whose translation MPMWTALAEGSWLTAERMRAAAIASLAVGLAAFAWLFATAHGTLDAWGRPLGTDFSDVYAAGRMALEGRAAAAWDWPSHYAVQQAVHHDPHVPFYGWHYPPPFLILAALLALLPYVTALLAWQATTLAASAALVRAILPGRRALLIALGAPVVFICLGHGQNGFLTAALLGGGLFLLDRRPILAGLMLGALVYKPQFGLLIPPLLLVGGHRRAFAGATAAALALIAASLALWGAPVWEAFVHSLPLTRSVVIESGATGWGKIQSPFAMVRMWGGDVPLAYAVQGAATLAAIGAALWLTRTSAPALRNAAACAAAILSTPYVLDYDYVVLGIGAAFLVRDGLDRGVLGWEKSLLAFVWCAPLFARQVATLTLIPIGQATAAIVLALAIRRALVLDGAGRARIRAWPSRRSHGASLP comes from the coding sequence ATGCCCATGTGGACTGCGCTGGCCGAGGGATCCTGGCTGACGGCGGAGCGGATGCGCGCCGCCGCGATCGCCTCGCTCGCCGTCGGCCTCGCGGCCTTCGCCTGGCTGTTCGCGACCGCGCACGGGACGCTGGACGCATGGGGCCGGCCGCTCGGCACCGATTTCTCGGACGTCTATGCCGCCGGCCGGATGGCGCTCGAAGGGCGGGCCGCGGCGGCGTGGGACTGGCCGAGCCACTATGCCGTGCAGCAGGCGGTGCATCACGATCCGCACGTCCCCTTCTATGGCTGGCACTATCCGCCGCCCTTCCTGATCCTCGCCGCCCTTCTGGCCCTTCTCCCTTACGTCACGGCATTGCTGGCGTGGCAGGCGACGACATTGGCGGCCAGCGCCGCGCTGGTGCGCGCCATCCTGCCCGGCCGCCGGGCGCTGCTCATCGCGCTCGGGGCGCCGGTCGTGTTCATCTGCCTCGGCCACGGGCAGAACGGATTCCTGACCGCCGCGCTGCTCGGCGGCGGCCTGTTCCTGCTCGATCGACGGCCGATCCTGGCGGGCCTCATGCTCGGCGCGCTGGTCTACAAGCCGCAATTCGGGCTGCTGATCCCGCCGCTGCTCCTCGTCGGCGGCCACCGCAGGGCCTTTGCCGGCGCCACCGCCGCCGCGCTCGCGCTGATCGCCGCGAGCCTCGCCTTGTGGGGCGCGCCGGTGTGGGAGGCCTTCGTGCATTCGCTCCCGCTGACCCGTTCGGTCGTGATCGAAAGCGGCGCGACCGGATGGGGCAAGATCCAGAGCCCCTTCGCGATGGTCCGGATGTGGGGCGGCGACGTCCCGCTCGCTTATGCGGTGCAGGGCGCAGCGACTTTGGCGGCGATCGGCGCGGCGCTGTGGTTGACCCGCACCAGCGCTCCGGCGCTCCGCAACGCCGCCGCCTGCGCCGCCGCGATCCTCTCAACCCCCTATGTGCTCGACTATGACTATGTCGTGCTCGGCATCGGCGCGGCCTTCCTGGTCCGCGACGGCCTCGATCGCGGCGTCCTCGGCTGGGAAAAAAGCCTGCTCGCCTTCGTCTGGTGCGCGCCGCTGTTCGCGCGGCAGGTCGCGACCCTGACCCTGATCCCGATCGGCCAGGCGACCGCGGCGATCGTCCTTGCCCTCGCCATCCGCCGCGCGCTCGTCCTCGACGGCGCCGGCCGGGCGCGGATCAGAGCATGGCCATCCCGCCGTTCACATGGAGCGTCGCTCCCGTGA
- the mltG gene encoding endolytic transglycosylase MltG, translating to MMRRLLLFVPVLAVMVAAGLFWVWWAGPGPTRAPTTIVVPQGASVARVADQLQAAHAIRGSAAAFRGFARVLGARDPIQAGEFQIPAGMSASGILDLLQHGRPIQRLVTIPEGLPSVLVQERLARIPFLNGPAPLPAEGSVLPDTYTYQRGETRAAVVARMQAAMRRELARLWASRRSTAVVTTPEQAVILASIVEKETGKPAERRLVAAVYSNRLRQGIRLDADPTVIYPVTRGRPLGRRILQSELRADNGYNTYARAGLPQGPITNPGRESIAAALDPAPSGALYMVADGTGGHAFAETLAEHNANVARWYAIRRARGEM from the coding sequence ATGATGCGCCGGCTCCTCCTGTTCGTGCCGGTGCTGGCGGTGATGGTCGCGGCCGGCCTGTTCTGGGTCTGGTGGGCCGGACCGGGGCCGACGCGGGCGCCGACGACGATCGTCGTTCCGCAGGGCGCGAGCGTGGCGAGGGTGGCGGACCAGCTTCAGGCGGCACATGCGATCCGCGGGAGCGCGGCGGCCTTCCGCGGCTTCGCGCGCGTCCTCGGCGCACGCGATCCGATCCAGGCCGGCGAGTTCCAGATTCCCGCGGGGATGAGCGCGAGCGGCATCCTCGACCTGCTCCAGCATGGCCGGCCGATCCAGCGACTCGTCACGATTCCCGAGGGGCTTCCCTCGGTCCTGGTCCAGGAAAGGCTCGCCCGCATCCCCTTCCTGAACGGGCCGGCGCCGCTGCCCGCCGAGGGATCGGTGCTGCCTGACACCTATACCTACCAGCGCGGCGAGACGCGCGCGGCGGTGGTCGCGCGGATGCAGGCCGCGATGCGACGCGAGCTGGCCCGGCTATGGGCGTCGCGCCGATCGACAGCCGTGGTGACGACCCCGGAGCAGGCGGTGATCCTCGCCTCGATTGTCGAGAAGGAGACCGGCAAGCCAGCCGAGCGCCGGCTGGTCGCCGCCGTCTATTCGAACCGTCTGCGCCAGGGGATCAGGCTCGATGCCGACCCAACCGTCATCTATCCGGTGACGCGGGGGCGACCGCTCGGCCGGCGCATCCTCCAGTCCGAACTGCGCGCGGACAATGGCTACAACACCTATGCGCGGGCCGGCCTGCCGCAGGGGCCGATCACCAATCCGGGCCGGGAATCGATCGCCGCCGCGCTCGATCCGGCTCCGAGCGGTGCGCTCTACATGGTCGCCGACGGGACCGGCGGGCATGCCTTCGCGGAGACGCTGGCCGAGCATAATGCCAACGTCGCGCGCTGGTACGCCATCCGCCGCGCCCGCGGCGAGATGTAG
- a CDS encoding TPM domain-containing protein, with protein MRLWLIAALLSFCIGVAPARAAEPSFPDRGRAAVVDAAGVIPDAQEAELNDRIVGWVHSSGHQLAVVTVPSLEGQTIEDYANGLQRHWGIGRAGADDGVVLLLAPNERKVRIEVGYGLEGVLTDALSRQIIAETITPALRRGDIAGALSDGADRIMAAAALDPAEARALTLAAAEAQSSRGPSWGTILLIGIPALIVLGLIAIVVYEERSSKKEEAERERKDILEEERRKTRLKRQWEKQKAQGRTPFATFEDYYADFLAREKAKEEERMREYRARCAKESRPSSGYSASSYGSSSGWSSGSSSDWGSSSSSSSSWDSGYDSGGGSSGGGGASGSY; from the coding sequence ATGCGCCTTTGGCTGATTGCCGCCTTGCTCAGCTTCTGCATCGGTGTCGCGCCGGCCCGCGCCGCGGAGCCCAGCTTTCCCGACCGTGGCCGGGCGGCGGTGGTCGATGCCGCCGGCGTCATCCCGGACGCACAGGAGGCCGAGCTCAACGACCGCATCGTCGGCTGGGTCCATTCCAGCGGCCACCAGCTCGCCGTCGTCACCGTCCCCAGCCTGGAGGGCCAGACGATCGAAGATTATGCCAATGGCCTGCAGCGCCACTGGGGAATTGGCCGTGCCGGGGCCGATGACGGCGTGGTCCTGCTGCTCGCGCCGAACGAGCGCAAGGTCCGCATCGAGGTCGGCTACGGTCTGGAAGGCGTGCTGACCGATGCGCTTTCCCGCCAGATCATCGCCGAGACGATCACGCCCGCGCTTCGTCGGGGCGACATCGCCGGCGCCCTTTCGGACGGCGCCGACCGGATCATGGCCGCGGCGGCGCTCGACCCGGCCGAGGCCCGCGCCCTGACGCTTGCGGCCGCAGAGGCTCAATCCAGCCGCGGTCCTTCATGGGGCACGATCCTCCTGATCGGAATTCCGGCCCTCATCGTCCTGGGGTTGATCGCCATCGTCGTCTACGAAGAGCGAAGCAGCAAAAAGGAAGAGGCGGAGCGGGAGCGCAAAGACATCCTTGAAGAGGAGCGACGCAAGACGCGCCTGAAGCGCCAGTGGGAAAAGCAGAAGGCACAAGGCCGCACCCCCTTCGCGACCTTCGAGGATTATTATGCCGACTTCCTCGCCAGGGAAAAGGCGAAGGAAGAGGAGAGGATGCGAGAATATCGGGCCAGGTGCGCGAAGGAGTCCCGGCCGTCCTCTGGCTATTCCGCTTCCTCCTATGGCTCCTCCTCGGGATGGTCGAGCGGCAGCAGCTCGGATTGGGGCAGCAGCTCGTCTTCGTCCTCGTCATGGGATTCGGGGTACGACAGCGGCGGCGGATCGAGCGGCGGCGGCGGCGCGAGCGGCAGCTACTGA
- a CDS encoding NlpC/P60 family protein, whose translation MKASKAISRTAPRTADRKTTADSSSRTVDLIRLSGPSRPLDPRVNAFRDDLADIALAGAVLAPHYARALPRACGAQATPVRARPQAEGEAVSELLPGEGFEVLEYAGGWAWGYCAADRVVGYVEAIALAAPIVATHIVCEKSAPVAPDSNIASPLIASLPMGARLHGTECGACLTTEYGCVSLSHLRPIGEHEGDPVSAAERLLGAPFRAGGRSAAGIDGPGLVQLALALAGIEAPRFADAQRELGEIVPPGAPRARGDLVLQDDGAGLMIDDLMAIHVGRTAGRVAVAPAAELEAHGAVFRRIG comes from the coding sequence TTGAAAGCTTCGAAGGCAATATCGCGCACAGCCCCGCGGACGGCAGATCGAAAGACGACCGCCGACTCCTCTTCCAGAACGGTTGACCTCATTCGCCTGAGCGGCCCCTCGCGGCCGCTCGATCCGCGCGTCAATGCATTTCGCGACGATCTCGCGGACATCGCGCTCGCGGGCGCCGTTCTCGCGCCGCACTATGCCCGCGCCCTGCCCCGCGCCTGCGGCGCGCAGGCCACGCCGGTCCGCGCCCGCCCCCAGGCCGAGGGCGAGGCGGTGAGCGAGCTGCTTCCCGGCGAAGGGTTCGAGGTGCTGGAATATGCCGGCGGTTGGGCCTGGGGCTATTGCGCCGCCGACCGCGTCGTCGGCTATGTCGAGGCGATCGCGCTCGCAGCCCCGATCGTGGCGACCCACATCGTATGCGAGAAATCCGCGCCGGTCGCGCCCGATTCCAACATCGCCTCGCCGCTGATCGCATCCCTGCCGATGGGCGCCCGCCTGCACGGCACCGAATGCGGCGCCTGCCTCACCACCGAATATGGCTGCGTCTCGCTCAGCCACCTGCGGCCGATCGGCGAGCATGAGGGCGACCCGGTCTCGGCCGCGGAGCGGCTGCTCGGCGCTCCATTCCGCGCCGGAGGACGGAGCGCGGCGGGGATCGACGGCCCGGGCCTCGTCCAGCTCGCCCTGGCGCTTGCCGGCATCGAGGCGCCGCGTTTCGCGGACGCGCAGCGGGAGCTTGGCGAGATCGTGCCGCCCGGCGCGCCGCGCGCGCGCGGCGATCTCGTCCTCCAGGATGACGGCGCGGGACTGATGATCGACGATCTCATGGCGATCCATGTCGGCCGCACGGCGGGCCGAGTCGCCGTCGCCCCGGCGGCTGAACTCGAAGCGCATGGCGCCGTTTTCCGCCGCATCGGCTGA
- the rpsR gene encoding 30S ribosomal protein S18 → MARPFFRRRKSCPFSGKDAPKIDYKDVRLLQGFVSERGKIVPSRITAVSTKKQRELAKAIKRARHIGLLPYIVK, encoded by the coding sequence ATGGCACGCCCATTTTTCCGCCGCCGCAAGTCCTGCCCCTTCTCGGGCAAGGATGCGCCGAAGATCGATTACAAGGATGTCCGCCTGCTCCAGGGCTTCGTGTCCGAGCGGGGCAAGATCGTCCCGAGCCGCATCACCGCGGTTTCCACCAAGAAGCAGCGCGAGCTGGCGAAGGCGATCAAGCGCGCCCGCCATATCGGCCTGCTGCCCTACATCGTGAAGTAA
- the rplI gene encoding 50S ribosomal protein L9 yields the protein MDVILLERIEKLGTIGDVVKVKNGYARNFLLPRGKALRANESNRKVFEANREKIEAQNAERRAGAEKEAKTIDGLKIQLIRQASNTGQLYGSVSARDLAEALEAEGHKVPKNQIVLDRPIKTIGLNDVKIALHPEVSVTIQVNVARSPEEAEMQAQGKDVLAEMFEQDVSGFTEERIEGLEPGEIAPEPAEAPAAEATEGEASDEA from the coding sequence ATGGACGTCATCCTGCTCGAACGAATCGAGAAGCTCGGCACCATCGGCGACGTGGTGAAGGTGAAGAACGGCTATGCCCGCAACTTCCTCCTTCCCCGCGGCAAGGCCCTTCGCGCCAACGAGAGCAACCGCAAGGTCTTCGAAGCCAATCGCGAGAAGATCGAGGCCCAGAACGCCGAGCGTCGCGCCGGCGCCGAGAAGGAAGCCAAGACGATCGACGGGCTGAAGATCCAGCTCATCCGTCAGGCCTCCAACACCGGCCAGCTCTACGGATCGGTCTCCGCCCGCGATCTGGCCGAAGCGCTCGAGGCCGAGGGCCACAAGGTGCCGAAGAACCAGATCGTGCTCGATCGCCCGATCAAGACGATCGGCCTCAACGACGTGAAGATCGCGCTCCACCCGGAAGTGTCGGTCACGATCCAGGTCAATGTCGCGCGCTCGCCCGAAGAGGCCGAGATGCAGGCGCAGGGCAAGGACGTGCTCGCCGAAATGTTCGAACAGGACGTTTCGGGCTTCACCGAGGAGCGGATCGAGGGTCTCGAACCCGGCGAGATCGCCCCCGAGCCGGCCGAGGCGCCCGCCGCCGAAGCGACCGAGGGCGAGGCCTCGGACGAGGCCTGA
- the fabF gene encoding beta-ketoacyl-ACP synthase II, with protein MRRVVVTGLGLVTPLGGDVETSWKNILAGKSGAGTITRFDASDYACDYACEVKPADHEYGFDPNLRVDHKVQRQVDPFIIYGIDAAGQAIEDAGLTEMSEEERLRAGCSIGSGIGGLPGIESESLVLEHKGPRRVSPHFVHGRLINLISGQVSIKYGLMGPNHAVVTACSTGAHSIGDAAAMIARDDADVMLAGGAEGAICPIGIAGFAQARALSTGFKTEPWRASRPWDEARDGFVMGEGAGVVVLEEYERARARGAKIYAEVVGYGLSGDAYHVTAPHPEGSGAFRSMQMAMKKSGLAPGDIDYINAHGTSTPLGDELELGAVKRLFGDAIGGLSMSSTKSAIGHLLGGAGAVESIFCILALRDQIVPPTLNLDNPGEGTAGVDLVPHVARQRPVKAVLNNSFGFGGTNASLVMKAV; from the coding sequence ATGCGCCGTGTCGTTGTGACGGGTCTAGGGCTGGTGACGCCTCTGGGCGGCGACGTCGAAACCAGTTGGAAGAACATCCTGGCCGGCAAGAGCGGCGCGGGGACGATCACCCGTTTCGACGCGAGCGACTATGCCTGTGATTATGCGTGCGAGGTGAAGCCTGCCGATCACGAATATGGCTTCGATCCCAATCTGCGCGTCGACCACAAGGTGCAGCGCCAGGTCGATCCGTTCATCATCTATGGCATCGACGCGGCCGGACAGGCGATCGAGGATGCCGGCCTCACCGAGATGAGCGAGGAGGAGCGCCTCCGCGCCGGCTGCTCGATCGGTTCGGGAATCGGCGGCCTGCCCGGCATCGAGAGCGAGAGCCTGGTGCTCGAGCACAAGGGGCCGCGCCGAGTCTCGCCGCACTTCGTCCATGGCCGGCTGATCAACCTGATCTCCGGCCAGGTTTCGATCAAATATGGCCTGATGGGTCCGAACCATGCGGTCGTCACCGCCTGCTCGACCGGCGCCCATTCGATCGGCGACGCCGCCGCGATGATCGCGCGCGACGATGCCGACGTGATGCTGGCCGGCGGCGCGGAGGGCGCGATCTGCCCGATCGGAATCGCCGGCTTCGCGCAGGCGCGTGCCCTGTCGACCGGCTTCAAGACCGAGCCGTGGCGCGCCAGCCGCCCCTGGGACGAGGCCCGCGACGGGTTTGTCATGGGCGAAGGCGCAGGCGTGGTCGTGCTCGAGGAATATGAGCGGGCCAGGGCGCGCGGCGCGAAAATCTACGCCGAGGTCGTCGGCTACGGCCTCTCCGGCGACGCCTATCACGTCACCGCGCCGCACCCGGAAGGGTCGGGGGCGTTCCGTTCGATGCAGATGGCGATGAAGAAGTCCGGCCTCGCACCCGGCGACATCGACTATATCAACGCGCACGGCACCTCGACGCCGCTTGGCGACGAGCTTGAGCTCGGCGCGGTCAAGCGGCTGTTCGGCGATGCGATCGGCGGCCTTTCGATGAGTTCGACCAAATCGGCGATCGGCCATCTGCTCGGCGGCGCCGGCGCGGTCGAATCGATCTTCTGCATCCTCGCGCTGCGCGACCAGATCGTGCCGCCGACGCTCAACCTCGACAATCCGGGCGAGGGGACGGCCGGCGTCGATCTCGTGCCCCATGTCGCCAGGCAGCGGCCGGTGAAGGCGGTGCTGAACAACAGCTTCGGCTTTGGCGGCACCAATGCCAGCCTGGTGATGAAGGCGGTCTAG
- the rpsF gene encoding 30S ribosomal protein S6, translating to MALYEHVFLARQDLAQAQVDALAETATKIIEDNGGKVVKTETWGLRNLAYRIAKNRKAHYVALDFEAPAPVVAELERQTQINEDVIRYMTIKVDAHEAGPSVMMRRGDKRDRDDRGDRGPRGDREDRPRRNRDDFEA from the coding sequence ATGGCTCTTTACGAGCATGTGTTTCTCGCGCGTCAGGATCTGGCCCAGGCCCAGGTCGACGCGCTGGCGGAAACCGCCACCAAGATCATCGAGGACAATGGCGGCAAGGTCGTCAAGACCGAGACCTGGGGTCTCCGCAACCTCGCCTATCGCATCGCCAAGAACCGCAAGGCCCATTATGTCGCGCTCGATTTCGAAGCGCCGGCGCCGGTCGTCGCGGAGCTCGAGCGCCAGACGCAGATCAACGAGGACGTGATCCGCTACATGACCATCAAGGTCGATGCGCATGAGGCCGGCCCGTCGGTGATGATGCGTCGCGGCGACAAGCGCGACCGTGACGACCGCGGCGATCGCGGTCCGCGCGGGGATCGCGAGGATCGTCCGCGTCGCAACCGCGACGATTTCGAAGCTTAA
- the fabG gene encoding 3-oxoacyl-[acyl-carrier-protein] reductase → MFDLTGMTALVTGASGGIGSAIARALAAQGARLALSGSNADKLEAFRGELGGDHVALACDLADASQVDALVPRAVETLGQLDILVNNAGVTRDNLAMRMKDEEWDTVIRVNLEAAFRLARAALKPMMRARYGRIISITSVVGATGNPGQANYAASKGGLTAMSKALAAEVASRGITVNTIAPGFIRSAMTDVLPEAQKEALLGRIPAGRLGEGEDIGAAAVYLASREAGYVTGATLHVNGGMAML, encoded by the coding sequence ATGTTCGATCTTACTGGAATGACAGCCCTCGTGACCGGTGCTTCGGGGGGGATCGGGTCGGCGATCGCGCGGGCGCTTGCCGCGCAGGGGGCGCGGTTGGCCCTGTCCGGCTCCAATGCGGACAAGCTGGAGGCGTTTCGAGGCGAGCTTGGCGGCGATCATGTCGCCTTGGCCTGCGACCTTGCCGACGCGTCGCAGGTTGACGCGCTGGTCCCGCGCGCCGTCGAGACGCTTGGGCAGCTCGACATCCTCGTCAACAATGCCGGCGTCACCCGTGACAATCTCGCCATGCGGATGAAGGACGAGGAGTGGGATACGGTGATCCGGGTCAATCTGGAGGCCGCGTTCCGGCTCGCGCGCGCGGCGCTGAAGCCGATGATGCGCGCGCGCTACGGGCGGATCATCTCGATCACGTCGGTAGTCGGCGCGACCGGCAATCCGGGTCAGGCGAACTATGCCGCATCGAAGGGCGGGCTCACCGCCATGTCGAAGGCGCTGGCGGCCGAGGTCGCCTCGCGCGGGATCACGGTCAACACGATCGCGCCCGGCTTCATCCGATCGGCGATGACGGACGTGCTGCCGGAAGCGCAGAAGGAGGCGCTGCTCGGCCGCATCCCCGCTGGGCGCCTTGGCGAGGGCGAGGATATCGGCGCCGCGGCCGTCTACCTCGCCAGCCGCGAGGCGGGCTATGTCACGGGAGCGACGCTCCATGTGAACGGCGGGATGGCCATGCTCTGA